A stretch of Linepithema humile isolate Giens D197 chromosome 3, Lhum_UNIL_v1.0, whole genome shotgun sequence DNA encodes these proteins:
- the LOC105678969 gene encoding histone H3.3A, with amino-acid sequence MARTKQTARKSTGGKAPRKQLATKAARKSAPSTGGVKKPHRYRPGTVALREIRRYQKSTELLIRKLPFQRLVREIAQDFKTDLRFQSAAIGALQEASEAYLVGLFEDTNLCAIHAKRVTIMPKDIQLARRIRGERA; translated from the exons ATGGCACGTACCAAGCAGACGGCCCGTAAGTCAACGGGAGGAAAAGCCCCGCGTAAGCAGCTTGCGACGAAAGCGGCTAGGAAAAGCGCCCCGTCCACCGGTGGTGTGAAGAAGCCGCATCGTTACAG GCCTGGTACTGTGGCTCTTCGAGAAATCAGAAGATACCAGAAGTCAACCGAGTTGCTGATCCGGAAATTGCCGTTCCAACGCTTGGTTCGTGAAATCGCACAGGACTTCAAGACCGACTTGCGTTTTCAAAGCGCTGCCATCGGCGCTCTGCAAGAAGCTTCCGAAGCGTACCTCGTCGGTCTCTTTGAAGACACCAATCTGTGCGCGATCCATGCGAAACGCGTAACGATTATGCCTAAGGATATCCAGCTGGCCCGGCGAATCCGCGGCGAGCGTGCTTAA
- the LOC105678971 gene encoding histone H3.3A — protein sequence MARTKQTARKSTGGKAPRKQLATKAARKSAPSTGGVKKPHRYRPGTVALREIRRYQKSTELLIRKLPFQRLVREIAQDFKTDLRFQSAAIGALQEASEAYLVGLFEDTNLCAIHAKRVTIMPKDIQLARRIRGERA from the exons ATGGCACGTACCAAGCAAACGGCTCGAAAGTCTACCGGTGGTAAGGCACCCAGGAAGCAGCTCGCTACCAAAGCGGCGCGTAAAAGCGCGCCGTCCACTGGTGGCGTTAAAAAACCGCATCGCTATAG acCTGGTACTGTAGCTCTCAGAGAAATTCGAAGATACCAAAAGTCGACGGAGTTGTTGATCAGGAAATTACCTTTCCAACGTTTGGTGCGTGAAATTGCCCAAGACTTCAAGACCGATCTGCGTTTCCAGAGCGCAGCTATTGGAGCTTTGCAAGAAGCGTCGGAAGCTTACCTGGTTGGTCTGTTTGAAGATACAAACTTGTGCGCTATTCATGCGAAACGCGTCACTATCATGCCAAAAGATATTCAGTTGGCACGACGAATTCGTGGCGAGCGTGCTTAA